The genomic DNA GACACTTTTGTCATCCGGGGCCCCAGAAAAATCAAAGCGTTCCAACGCCCGACGGAATCCGGATATCAAGTCCCCGTCGCGGAGTTTGTGATAGATCCAATCGAACTCTGCAAGATTCCAGAGAAGGCGGTCATTCCATACAAGTATCGGGAAGCTGCGGCGAATCTAGGCGGGGCCGGCAAGGCCGCTCCGAACATTACGGTTGATCTGGAGCGCAGCGCGGTTGTACGAGCGCTCCTTCAATCAAAGTTTGGAGCCAAACAACTTGGGCAGCGCCTGCAAAGCAAATACAATGCATTGCTGCAGAAGCTTAAAGCGCTGTCAGGCAAGGAAGAGGCCGTGCTCCAACAAATCACGGACCAACTTTTGACTGACGCTGCGGATATAGCCGAGCTTCGCTCCCTTTGCGATCTGTTCCTCCGCTTCAACTCGGATGCGCACGCCCTCGTCGCCACTGTTCAGCTCATCGAGATTGCGCGTGCGGACCTCAACTTGGCGAAAAAAGCCGAGCGTTGGCTTGCTTACCAAGAGAAATACCATCGCGTGAAGTCGTTTATCGACTCCTGCACCCCGAACCCGCGTTGGATCAAGACCGAAGTCAAGCAGACGGGGCAGACGCTGGTTATATCCCTTCCCAAGCCCGACACCATGTCGAACGGGCAGCGAGATTTTCTTTGTTTCCTTTCCCAACTGATAGAGTTTGAGTTTATGTCAGAGAAAGGCAAATCAATCCTGTTGATTGACGAGATATTCGACTACTTGGATTACGCTAACGTGGTCGCATGCCAATACTTCCTCAAGAAGTTTATAGACTCGCACTCAGAATCCGGAGCGCAGGTCTATCCCCTTATACTAACGCATCTTGACCCGAGTGTTTTCAACAGCTTCATCTTCAGCAAGAGGCTTCAAAAAAACCATTATTTAGATAGGCTTCCGCAGATCGTGACCAATGGAGGCCTTTCCAAAATCATAAAGTTGCGGGACGCGGACGCCGAGTTGGAGAGCATTTTCGCCAATTTCCACGCACATCACGCGCTCTCGGATTGCGACCACAAGGACCTTTTCGAACGCAAAGGCCTGAAAACGAACTGGGGGTGCTCGAAAACTTTCCGGGAATATTGTCGGAAGCAGATTCAAAACTATTTCGATACTAATGAAGTAGAGGTGGATTATCTGGCCGTGTGCATCGGACTGAGGGTGTATATAGAGAAGAAGGCCTGCGACCAGCTCACCCCATCCAAGCAAGAGGAATTCACAAGGGTCAAAAGGACTGTCGATAAGCTGGAATTCGCGGAGCAGTATGGCGCAGCGGTTCCCGAACTCCACTATTTACTGGCCGGGCTTTACAATTCCGCCCTACACACAAATGACGGGTCTGAAGACATTTTAACACCCGTGGTCACCAAGCTTCAGAACTCATGTATCCGTGAAATGATCCGAGAGGCCCTCGCCTAGATTCTACTACAAGCCTCAAGTTTACTATAAACTGGGGCTGCCCTCAAAGGGCTGGTGATCTTCCCCCTGTAATTTGGCCGGGAGCGGGTTGAGGTTCAAGCCCCCAAGGGCTAGAAAGAACCCGACCATGAAACGCAACCGGCATAGTGAAGAACAAATCATCCAAGTGCTCAACGAAGCCCGCGCGGGCGGCAAAGTCGAAGACATCTGCCGTCGCCACGGCATCAGTCAGCCGACCTATTACAAGTGGAAGCAGAAGTTCGGCGGCATGGAAGTCTCCGACGCCAAACGCCTGCGCCTGCTCGAGGAGGAGAACCGCAAACTCAAGAAGCTGGTGGCCGCCCAGGCCCTCGACGCCATGGTGTTGAAGGAGATGCTGGCAAAAAAGTATTGAAGCCCAAAGCCCGCCGCTCGGCCGTGGCCGAGATGATGCAACGCTTTGGGCTCTCCCAGCGCCGGGTCTGCCGCTTGAGCGGGTGGAACCGTTCCTCGGTCCAGTTCCAACCCTAGCCCAATCCCGATCAGCGTTTGCGCGAACGCATGAAGCACTGGGCCGCCCAAAAGCCCACTTGGGGATGTCCCATCCTCCATGATGTGCTCAAAGCCGAAGGGCTGGTCATCAACCACAAGCGCACCGAGCGCATCTACCGGCAAGAAGGCCTGTCGTTGCGCCGTAGGCGGCGGCGCAAGCTGCCCTCCGCACGGCGGGTTCCCTTGGAAGCACCCACCGCCCCCAACCAGCGCTGGTCGATGGACTTCATCCATGACCAGCTCTCGGACGGCCGCCGCTTCCGCTGCCTGACCCTGGTTGATGACTTCACCCGCCAATGCCTGGCCATTGAAGTGGATACCTCTCTGGGAGGCTCCCGTGTGGTCGATGTCCTGGATCTGCTGGCGCTAACCCGACCAATGCCTCAGACCATCACCACGGACAACGGTCCGGAGTTCACCGGCAAATCCATCCATCGGTGGGCCCGGGCCGCCGCGGTCCGTCTCCATCCCATCCAACCCGGCAAACCGATGCAGAATGCCTTCATCGAAAGCTTCAACGGCACCTTCCGCGAAGACTGCCTCAACCAGAATTGGTTTGACACCATCCCCCAGGTGCAGCTCCTCATTGAACTTTGGTGCAACACCGACTGCGACTCCCTTCGGCCCCACAGCTCCATCGGACGTGTCCCGCCTGATGCCTTCGCGGCCCGATGGAAACAACAAAACCAAACCAGAAACAACACCAACCTCTACCTCAACCCGGCCTAATTTACGGGGAGAAGATCAGCGTAGGCCGCCATCTGATCCATACGGTAGCGGCACGAACCGCCTTGACATGGGCTCAATGGGAGAAATGAACGCGAAAAACTCTGTACATCCGCGGTTAATTTTTTAGGGTTCCCCAAGTCCCGCTAGAATGCTTTACCGCATGAAGCAATCTTCCACCAATCCAAGCGTAAATGTGCCCGCGCGACGCATAACCAAGAGTCATACCTCGCTTACAGGGTTCATTGTCGCAGGGAAGGCCGGCGGCTCAGTTGCTTTCGAGTCCAGGTTGGAGCGGGACTACTTCATCCAACTGGACTTCGATCCCGCTGTCCGCTCATTCGCTGCCCAGCCCCTGAAAATTCAATACACGGGCCGGGACGGTAAACAACACTCCTATACACCAGATGTGCTGGTCCAGTATAGCAAGTCCCCCTGGGGTAACCGCGGACCCAAAACGGATTTGGTTGAAATCAAGAGCGACGCGGATCTGGCCAGGAAATCCGGTCTCTACGAAGAGCGCTTCAAGGCCGCAGCAGAATACGCCGCGAAAAGAGGCTGGAAATTTAGCGTGCTGAGGGAACGCGATATCCAAACTGACTTCAACCGCAACGCATTCTTTCTCTGGGGGTTCAGAAGGCATCGGGAGCACCGTCCACATACCGCCATAGTTCGTGCCGCTATCCGCCGGCTCAACAGCACTACCGTTGGGCAGTTGCTGGATGAAGCCATTCTGTTGCACGAGACCAGACACGGGCTTCCCGGCAGCTTTGAAGACCCCGACATGGTGAAGGCGACCTATTTGGCAACAATTTGGAAGCAGCTTAGCTCCGGCTACATCGAAGCAGACCTCAATAAGGCGCTCCACAACCGCACGGAGGTTTGGGTCTCTGCTGGCCACTCCCAACGTCCAAGATCAGGACTGATTTCCTTCGACCATGAGTAACGTCATTAAACTGGTGAAGGGTTCGCTGGTGCGGAGAAACTCTCGCGAGTTTATCGTCCGCGATATTCTCAATGAGACTGAAGTGCTTCTCACCGACATTTCAGAAAATGTGAATCTGGTTGCCGCCATTTCGAGTCTCGAACCAATCAGAAATGACGAAGCGGTTGCCATTCCCGACCTTGCAGCGATATCGGAGGAGGCATGGTCTGTGGCCGAACAGCGCTTTCGGGTGGTCCACGCACTGCTTGACCGGAGAACCACCGTGAAAGACTGCGCCGAGGCTGCGCGTAACGCCGGAATTCATCCTGCAACGCTATATCGGTGGCGGCAAAGATTACTCCGGGAAGGATCTATCGCCGCACTCATTCCCCGAAAGTGCGGGAGAGTCGCTGGCCGCAAGGTCCTGGACGCAGCTATAGAAGAAGTCATCCAGTCCTGCATCAAGGAGGTGTACCTGCAACCCGCCAGGGCTACATTTGGGACGCTGCACGAAGACATCCTCATAAAGTGCCGCGAACTGAAGCTTCGCGCTCCCCACATCAACACCGTAAGGGCGAGGCTCCGTGACATACCCCGTCGAGAGGTCGTTATGGCGCGGCTTGGATCAGATGTTGCCGAGCAAGCCTACGGAACAAATATGGATACGCCCGCCGTCGCCGACCTTCTCGATGTCGTCCAGATAGATCATACGCTGCTCAACATCATCGTTGTAGATGACGAGTCACGACTCCCGATCGGAAGACCGTGGATTACAGTGGTGATGGATGTGGCCACCCGCGTCGTACTGGGTTTCTGTCTGGCGCTTGAACCGCCAGGGGCTCTGTCTGTGGGTTTGGCCCTTTGCCATGCCATCCGCATGAAGGAGCACTGGGCATTTGGGCTCAAACTGAGCACTGATTGCGATTGGCCCTTCTTCGGGGTCCCCAAGTTTGTCCATGCGGACAACGCGAAGGAATTTCGAGGGGAAATGCTCAAGAGGGCCTGCACGCAGTACCAGATCAACCTGCAATGGCGCCCCGTCAAGAAGCCCAACTGGGGTGGACATATCGAACGCTACATGGGGACTCTTTCAGAGAAGCTGAAAGGCCTGCCGGGCGCCACCTTCTCCAACCCCAAAGAGCGCGGAAACTTCCCTTCCGAGAAAAGCGCATCAATGACCTTGAAGGAATTGGAGCGATATCTGGCGACTATAATCGATGGTGAATACCACCGCAAGGTCCACTCCAGCCTGGGCATAAGTCCTCGGGAGGCTTGGAGGCGCGGCATTACTTGTAGCGCCAAGAATCGTGGCTGCGGCCTGCCCCCTTTTGTTGACGACGAAGAGCGGCTCCGGATGGACTTACTTCCCTTTGTAGAGCGGACAATTACCGACTACGGGGTCCGAATCAAGGGCATACACTACTATGCGGATGTCCTGCGGCCTTACACACATGCCACCATCCCAGGGCGGGCAAGAATAAAGCGGCAGTTCATTTTCCGCTACGACCCGCGGGACATCAGCGAAATCTATCTGTGGGATGAGAAAAACAGCCGCTATCATCCTATCCCCTATAGGAACACGGGACTTCCTCCGATCAGTCTATGGGAGCTTCAAGCTGTCAGAAGGCGGCTGCGTGAAAAGGGGCTTACCCAGGATGATGAATCAGTCATTTTTAACACATACAAGGAATTGCGCCGTCAGATCAGCACTTCGGAAAAAGCGACAAAGCGAGCGCGCAGGCAGGCTCAGGCCAAGCGTCTTTCCGGTAAACCAGCCAAGACTACCCAATCCACGATGCCTATTGAGCACAGTTCTAAGCACGAACAGTTTGCGCCGGACATGGTTGGAATCAGGTTTAGATCATGAGTTCGCATTTACACAGGCACGTTATCCCGCATCTCTCCCTTCCTATGGAAGCGAGAGTGCTTCAACTCACTGAGGAGGTTTGGATTCCTTACCGACGGGGTGAAGAAATCCTGGACTACTTACAGGAGTTGCTGATGATGAACCGCAGAGCAAGACCGCACAGTGCGCTTCTTGTAGGTCCTACCAACAACGGAAAGTCTTTTATTCTGAAGGAATTCTTGCTTCGCAATCCAAGTCCACGGTGCCTACCCAGCGAAGCAGATGTCGCACCCATCGTCTACATCCAGGCGCCCGAGGAGCCAAAGGAAAGCACATTCTTCGATGCGATTTTGGGGCAATTCTCGACTCCTTGCCGACCCGGCGATCCCGTTAATCAAAAGCGGTATCACGCACTCCAAATTCTTAAGGGTGTTGGAACCAAAATCCTCATAATCGATGAGATTCAGCACATCTTGGCGGGGGACAATAAACGGCAGCGGGTGATGCTTAATCTGATCAAGTATCTTAGTAACGAGCTCGGGATATCAATTGTAGCGGCTGGTGTTGAAACAGCGCTCAACGCGATTCAAATTGATAATCAGGTCGCGAATCGGTTTCTCCCCATTCCACTGCCTCGCTGGAAGTACGATGAGGAGTATAGGAAACTTCTCGCGACGTTTGAGGCGGTCATTCCGTTGGCTCTTCCCTCCGCGTTTGCTTCACGGGAGATGTCTTATGTGCTCTGGGAACAGAGTGGAGGCTTGATCGGAGAGCTGTCCACGCTCCTTGCGACTGCAGCACGATTCGCGATCAAAAACGGGGAGGAACGAATTACCATTGAGATCCTAAATGCCATCGATTGGACCGCGCCGGGAGATCGAAGGAGAAAGACTGAACTCACGTTTGAACCCTACTAGCAGGCCTTTTGTCCGTTACTCGGGATCTCCTGGGTGCCATGGCCAATCATCATTGCCTTGGTCCATAAGGCCAAAACCCCTTCCGGGTGAGCTATTTACGTCGTGGCTGGTTCGCCTATCCTCGGCACATGGGATAAAGCTTCAGACGTTCTGCACGAGGGTTTGGCCCGGCGCGAGGACTCTTTGGACCAGAAATGCTGATCGTCACAGGACACCCGAATTCTGGAAACTCTTGGCTGAAGGGGTGGGATGCGACGAAGATGTCATTCGTCGAACACACCTTAGCAGCCTAGAGGACAGACTATCACCAGAGGTGGTTCCAGATGGCATGACCAAGTGGGTTCTGCCAATGGGAAAACGGTCCAGGGTATGCACAAAGCCGGGCCTGCTATTCTGTCCTGAGTGTCTTGCGAACGCCCCAATTCCCTATTTCAAGATGCAGTGGCGCCTTGCGTGCTCAGTAGTCTGCATCGAGCATAGTATCCACTTGCAGGACCGGTGTCCAAAATGCGGCAGCCCGGTGAATTTACATCGTCTGGACATGGGCAACAAGCGCAGACTCCCTTCGTATGCAGTATACAGTTGTTACAATTGTCGTGCAGATCTCCGTTTGGCCCGTTCATCGAGAGCGTCAAAAGAGCTGACCTCATTCCAAAGATTATTGGAATACTCTCTTGATCAAGGCTACGTCGCAGATCCGGTGCTGAGATTGAACTACACCCATCTCTTCTTCGATGGCCTTCATATTCTCTTGATGTTCGCCTTGTCCCAAGCCCCAATAAGGTTTCGGGAGTCAGTCACGCCAGCCCGCTCTCCTACCCACTTGGGCTACGCGTCATTGGAGGATCGAATCAAGGCATCCTCGCACATCGCTTCATGGTTGGTTGATTGGCCCAGAGTTTTCGTTGATTGGTGCCGTGTGCACCGAGTTACGAGCTCCGATGTGACGCAAGAACCGAACCAAGCGCCGTTCTGGGTAGCGTCCGTTCTCCGTTCGGAGCTTTTGCACCTGCACACGCACTGGAAGCATCTTCGGGCAATGCCCGCGGCGAGCAGCTATAAGGAATCTTTCAGACTGCAACTCAGTCCATATTTCAAAAGGCTGAAGGAAGCGGAACGGATGGCGAGTCGCCATAAGCACTTGCTGCCAGCATCGCCCAAGCGATTCGCGGACCTTTTGAAGGCAAAAGGGTATTACGCTAGTACAACGCACTGGAGCCATATTGCGCTGCGTTGGGAAAAGTTCTTCGTCCGAGGTAAGCGGCGCAAAGGGTCAGGCCGGACTGAATACTCAGGCTAGTAACTCAGCGAGCTTCTCGCCGAGTGAGTGGGCGCATGATGCAACGTACTTAATGCGAACAGCATTTTTCTCCGAGTTAGATACTTCGGCCGGAATCGTTAAAACGGCATGCCTAATGTTTGCGATGGATAGGCCATGGTCACTGAGATGACGCGTAGGAATTCGCCCTCGGCACAACATTTGCCTCAATAGCAATTGCTCTATCAAAGAGCCGGATAAAGCCCTCTTGTCCCGACTCCATACAACACGCATAGCAAACCTTCCATTTGGGGTGGTATCCTCAATGTCAAAGACACAGCAGTAACCTCCTCTTCCGTCGGTAAATTGTGCTACATAGAAAGTCCGATGCGCGTCCGATTTGTTTTTATTAAGGACATAAAGCCAACCGCATTTTGAGGCCAAATACGCGGAAGCCGCTTTACATAACCGCTGGTTCGTTGGTGTTATCCGAACGCCTTTCCATGGCTCCTCTAGGCCGAAGACTTGAGGCCAGGTGGCGGGCTTGAAGCCTCGACCTGCAGAAGCCTTTTCAACGATCTCCATAAAGGTCCCGCAAATAAATAACTTTTCACGTTGGATAGCTTCTCCTTGGTCCTGGCTGAGTTTGATCCTCCCGTGTTCCCCATGCGGGCTTGGCACAGCGTCCAAGGTGTGTTTCGGAAAGCTAACGTCGTCGCTTCTAATACCTTGCCGGTTACTACTTGCTTGTGGTTTACGCAGAACCTCCAAGTGCTCAATTCGGCTCAGACTTGTAAACGCATTGCCCATTTCACTTGTCGGAACGTTGACGACGCCGGCAAGGTTACTCCCGGCTTCGACTGTCACTTGGACCTGAGAACCTGATGGAAGCCATTGTTGCCCTAATGCCGGGTATTTTTTAGGACTCAACGATGGCGCAATACCGCCCTGGTTGGATTGCTCGATCACCACTTTGCCCAACTTTCTAAGCGGCTTGATAGCCAGAATCCGTTCCACCAAATGTGTTTCCGATGACCCAACTCTCGAACTCCACGACATTTGGAATTCGATCTGCTTGATCGACGTAAACGGCCAGTCAAACAGCGGATATTTGCTCGGTTTCTGAGAAAGCTGCTCAAACCTAAAAGTTTTATGGACTTCAAGTAGTGATTTGCGGAGGGCAGTTTCTGCAACCATACTGGCGATGACCGCACATTCTGACTGTGAAGCTTCGGGTCCTAGGTGTAAATGAGTCGCGTTTCTAATACTATCGTAGTTCGACCTAGCGCCGCAAAACCACCTTTGTGTCCCAATATCGCCACTTAGCACCGCCATGAACAGTTTTGAAGTGGCGCAGGTGAAGAATCGGATCGCTTCCCAAGTGGGAATCAGCACGTTGGCGACACTTCCCTTCCTGCTAAAACGAAGCCATATCAATGCGTAGTCACAGTCTACGGCGCGAGGGAAAATGGCCTCAAAGCGACTCACTGCCGCTTGTACACCACTGTCTCTTAACGTGGCTCGGTTATCTCGTCGGATCAACTTTACAGGGTCGTTCAAATCCCCGCGGACCACAGTTATACCAACGGTAGGAGGATTAATGGTTTCCGCTGGCTCAAATATGCTGCCCACAGGCAACGCCGGAATGTATGCC from Candidatus Methylacidiphilales bacterium includes the following:
- a CDS encoding TniB family NTP-binding protein; the protein is MSSHLHRHVIPHLSLPMEARVLQLTEEVWIPYRRGEEILDYLQELLMMNRRARPHSALLVGPTNNGKSFILKEFLLRNPSPRCLPSEADVAPIVYIQAPEEPKESTFFDAILGQFSTPCRPGDPVNQKRYHALQILKGVGTKILIIDEIQHILAGDNKRQRVMLNLIKYLSNELGISIVAAGVETALNAIQIDNQVANRFLPIPLPRWKYDEEYRKLLATFEAVIPLALPSAFASREMSYVLWEQSGGLIGELSTLLATAARFAIKNGEERITIEILNAIDWTAPGDRRRKTELTFEPY
- a CDS encoding TnsA endonuclease N-terminal domain-containing protein — its product is MKQSSTNPSVNVPARRITKSHTSLTGFIVAGKAGGSVAFESRLERDYFIQLDFDPAVRSFAAQPLKIQYTGRDGKQHSYTPDVLVQYSKSPWGNRGPKTDLVEIKSDADLARKSGLYEERFKAAAEYAAKRGWKFSVLRERDIQTDFNRNAFFLWGFRRHREHRPHTAIVRAAIRRLNSTTVGQLLDEAILLHETRHGLPGSFEDPDMVKATYLATIWKQLSSGYIEADLNKALHNRTEVWVSAGHSQRPRSGLISFDHE
- a CDS encoding Mu transposase C-terminal domain-containing protein; protein product: MSNVIKLVKGSLVRRNSREFIVRDILNETEVLLTDISENVNLVAAISSLEPIRNDEAVAIPDLAAISEEAWSVAEQRFRVVHALLDRRTTVKDCAEAARNAGIHPATLYRWRQRLLREGSIAALIPRKCGRVAGRKVLDAAIEEVIQSCIKEVYLQPARATFGTLHEDILIKCRELKLRAPHINTVRARLRDIPRREVVMARLGSDVAEQAYGTNMDTPAVADLLDVVQIDHTLLNIIVVDDESRLPIGRPWITVVMDVATRVVLGFCLALEPPGALSVGLALCHAIRMKEHWAFGLKLSTDCDWPFFGVPKFVHADNAKEFRGEMLKRACTQYQINLQWRPVKKPNWGGHIERYMGTLSEKLKGLPGATFSNPKERGNFPSEKSASMTLKELERYLATIIDGEYHRKVHSSLGISPREAWRRGITCSAKNRGCGLPPFVDDEERLRMDLLPFVERTITDYGVRIKGIHYYADVLRPYTHATIPGRARIKRQFIFRYDPRDISEIYLWDEKNSRYHPIPYRNTGLPPISLWELQAVRRRLREKGLTQDDESVIFNTYKELRRQISTSEKATKRARRQAQAKRLSGKPAKTTQSTMPIEHSSKHEQFAPDMVGIRFRS